The region CGGCCTCCCCGCCCTGGTTCACGGTGGTGAGCCGTACTTTGACGACCCCGTGGTCCGGTCGGGACATCGACGGCCGCATGGCGATGACTTCGCCTTCCACCAGCAGCACGTCCCCCGGGCGGACCGGTTTCAACCATCGCAGCTCTTCGACGCCCACGCCGAGGATGCCGTTGGCCAGCCGCAGTTCCCCCGTGACGGCCAGCCGCATCGTGATCGCCGTGGTGTGCCATCCGCTCGCCGCCAGTCCGTGAAAGAGGGTGTGTTCGGCGGCGCGCTCGTCGAGATGGAACGGCTGGGGGTCGTATTCCTGCGCGAACGCCTTGATCCGTGCCGCGTCCACGGCGTAGGTGCCCGACCGGAAGCGCTGCCCGATCGAGAGGTCTTCGAAGTAGTGGGGACGGCGGCCGTTCATCGGTGATGGTGGGTGCATCGGCGTCAGCCTCCGGGGAATTGAGCGCCGGGCATATGACGTGACCTTCCGCGGCACATCCGCCGGACCCTTTTGGCGGACCGCACCGGAGCGAGGTCTCGTCGGTGGGCGCCGCCGGTCCTCGCCTCATGAGCGCCCCCGTGCGCTCGGCCCGTCGCGGCGGAGCAGGAGGACGAAGAGCGCCACGAGGAGCGCGTTCCGGCAGTTGAGCACGACGATCGCCCAGAGCGCGAAGGACGAGACCTGCCGGATCGCGAGATATTCGAGCGCGGTCGCCGCACAAGCGATCACGAAGAGCCGGCGCGCCGCCGGTCCGGCCGGCCCGCCGATGGCCGGGATGAACGGAACGAGCCAGACGAGGTACTGGGGCGACAGGACCTTTCCGGGCACGATGAACGCCAGGACAGCCGCGGCCGCCCACCGCAGGGGTTCCTGCATGCCCGATCGCCGGAACTGCCAGACGACCCCGCCGAGCATGGCGATCTGCGCCGGAATCGCGAGGGCCGCCGCCGTTCCGGCACCGGGAGCCACGAGATCCACAGCTGTGTGGCTGTAGCGCCACCCCAACGGGACCCCGACGACCTTGTCCGCCAGCATCAGCGCGCCGGCCCACGTCGTTTCGATCTCCAAACCGCGCCCCAGGTGGAAGGCGACGGAGGCGGCACCGCCCAGCGCATACCACGCGCCCCCGCCGGCCAGCATCGCCAGGGCGAACGCTGCGAGGCCGCGGCAGCGCGTGGAGCGCACGGCGGCGAGTTCGGCCGCGGCGGCCGGCGCCGCCAGCACGGCCGGGAAGATCTTCAGCAGCGCGCCGGCGGCGGTCAGCAGCCCGCCCAGGACGGGCCGGCCGCCGAACCAGTTCAGCGTGGCCGCCAGGGCCACGGCGGCCGGTGCCAGATCGTACCGGCTCCCGATGACCGGGTAGAGCGCGGCAAAAGACGCGGTGTACCATGCGAGTCGCGCCGGCACTTTCTCGCGGCCCTCGCGCGCGGCCGTGTACCACGCAACGAGGTGGACGGCCAGCGCATCGAAGAGCAGCATCTCCGCGGCAAACCACAGGACGTACGCGTCGAGCCGGTGCGTGACGAGGCGCGGGATCACGAAGAGCGGGACGGCGAGCGGCGGATACTCGATCGCAAAGTCACGGTATGGTACGGCGCCCGCGAGCGTCCGGGACGCGTAGTCGAAAAAGATGCGGTCGTCGTGCAGCGCCGCCGCACCGAGTTGCCCGAACAGGCCCACCCCGAGCAGCGGCAGAAGCAGGACGGCGGCGTGGACGGCGACGGCCAGGATGATCCAGCCGGTGATCGCGCGAGGTCCGCTCAGGCGCGTTCGGGTCGCTCCGCGGCGACGCGGACGAAGGTCGCCAGGATCCGAGCGGCCGCGGCCCACGTCCCGCGCGCGGTGCCGGAGACCTTGGAGACGCCGCCGGCGCGGCGGCGGTGGGCGACGGGAACCTCGAGGATCCGCAGGCCGGCACGGGCCGCGCGCATCTGCATCTCCAGATTCCAGCCGTAGGTCTCCTCCCGCATGCCGAGCCGATCGAGCGCGTCCCGGCGAATGGCGCGGAACGGGCACATGTCCGTGAACCGCGTTCCGTAGAGGCCGCGCACCAGCGCGCCGGCGAGACGGCCGGCGGCAAGCTGTGCCCACGTCATACTGCCGCGTTCGCGCCGCCCGAGGACGCGGGAGCCGACCACAAAGTCGCACCGGTCCTCGAGGATCGGCCGCACCAAGAGATCCATCAACTCGGGACAATCGCTGCCGTCCCCGTCCAGGAACACGACGATGTCGCAGGCGGCGTCGGCGGCACGGACGCCGGCACGGCATGCCCGCCCATAGCCGCGGC is a window of bacterium DNA encoding:
- a CDS encoding MaoC family dehydratase, producing the protein MHPPSPMNGRRPHYFEDLSIGQRFRSGTYAVDAARIKAFAQEYDPQPFHLDERAAEHTLFHGLAASGWHTTAITMRLAVTGELRLANGILGVGVEELRWLKPVRPGDVLLVEGEVIAMRPSMSRPDHGVVKVRLTTVNQGGEAVQVVTSILLVERRAQAAF
- a CDS encoding glycosyltransferase 87 family protein, which produces MGRGRSDPGDLRPRRRGATRTRLSGPRAITGWIILAVAVHAAVLLLPLLGVGLFGQLGAAALHDDRIFFDYASRTLAGAVPYRDFAIEYPPLAVPLFVIPRLVTHRLDAYVLWFAAEMLLFDALAVHLVAWYTAAREGREKVPARLAWYTASFAALYPVIGSRYDLAPAAVALAATLNWFGGRPVLGGLLTAAGALLKIFPAVLAAPAAAAELAAVRSTRCRGLAAFALAMLAGGGAWYALGGAASVAFHLGRGLEIETTWAGALMLADKVVGVPLGWRYSHTAVDLVAPGAGTAAALAIPAQIAMLGGVVWQFRRSGMQEPLRWAAAAVLAFIVPGKVLSPQYLVWLVPFIPAIGGPAGPAARRLFVIACAATALEYLAIRQVSSFALWAIVVLNCRNALLVALFVLLLRRDGPSARGRS
- a CDS encoding glycosyltransferase family 2 protein, which encodes AVPPDLAREVIVVDNGSVDATSARARGAGARVVHEPCRGYGRACRAGVRAADAACDIVVFLDGDGSDCPELMDLLVRPILEDRCDFVVGSRVLGRRERGSMTWAQLAAGRLAGALVRGLYGTRFTDMCPFRAIRRDALDRLGMREETYGWNLEMQMRAARAGLRILEVPVAHRRRAGGVSKVSGTARGTWAAAARILATFVRVAAERPERA